In Lacrimispora indolis DSM 755, a genomic segment contains:
- a CDS encoding carbohydrate ABC transporter permease: MARKGKFMEPFNWKRELRLFPGYLLLIVWILFTVVLLGWVVAASFSTTKAIFSGHVLSQGIHFENYAKAWTNSNVSAIFFNSLMYSVISCTLLVLICAPAAYVLSRFRFAGNKMIQTSLVSAMGVPVVMIVLPLFSLIAGMNVLNNYIANKAVLIFLYVGINVPYTTIFLLTFFANISRAYEEAAAIDGCPPMRAFWLIMFPMAQSGIITVTIFNFINIWNEYFISLIFANSDRVRPVAVGLYSMINSMKYTGDWSGMFASVIIVFLPTFILYIFLSEKIIAGITGGGVKG, translated from the coding sequence ATGGCTAGAAAAGGAAAGTTTATGGAGCCATTTAACTGGAAGAGAGAGCTTAGGCTTTTTCCGGGATATCTGCTCCTGATTGTTTGGATTTTATTTACCGTTGTACTGCTGGGCTGGGTGGTGGCCGCCAGCTTTTCTACCACAAAGGCCATTTTTTCAGGCCATGTCCTGTCCCAGGGGATTCATTTTGAAAACTATGCAAAGGCATGGACCAATTCCAATGTGTCCGCTATTTTCTTTAATTCCCTGATGTATTCTGTTATTTCGTGTACGCTTCTGGTATTGATCTGTGCGCCTGCTGCGTACGTTCTGTCCCGTTTTAGATTTGCAGGGAATAAAATGATCCAGACCAGCCTGGTATCCGCCATGGGCGTGCCTGTGGTCATGATCGTTCTTCCCCTGTTCAGCCTGATAGCCGGTATGAACGTATTGAACAACTACATTGCCAATAAGGCGGTTCTGATCTTCCTTTACGTGGGGATCAACGTTCCTTATACAACGATTTTTCTTCTCACATTTTTTGCCAATATTTCCAGGGCTTATGAGGAAGCGGCTGCCATTGACGGCTGTCCTCCCATGAGGGCATTCTGGCTGATCATGTTTCCCATGGCCCAGTCCGGGATCATAACGGTAACAATTTTCAATTTTATCAATATATGGAATGAGTATTTTATTTCCCTGATTTTTGCAAACTCCGACAGAGTGCGGCCGGTTGCGGTGGGACTGTATTCCATGATCAATTCCATGAAATATACGGGAGACTGGTCAGGAATGTTTGCCTCGGTTATCATCGTATTTCTTCCGACCTTTATCCTTTATATCTTTTTGTCGGAGAAGATCATCGCCGGCATTACAGGAGGCGGGGTCAAGGGTTAA
- a CDS encoding PTS mannitol transporter subunit IICB: protein MKEKVQVFGRFLSGMVMPNIGAFIAWGLITALFIPTGWYPNETLGALVSPMASMLLPLLIAYTGGTAVYGQRGGVIGAISAMGVIVGSSVPMFIGAMIVGPVSAWVIKQFDKKIENKIPAGFEMLVNNFSMGIIGAILTLIALKGVVPIVEVLNRVMEAGVGFFVDNRLLPLASIFIEPAKVLFLNNAINHGILSPMGIQQVEEMGKSIFFLLEANPGPGLGVLLAYCLAGKGSAKSSAPGAIIIHFLGGIHEIYFPYILMNPLLLLAVMAGGASGIFVFQLLGVGLTSPASPGSILAVLAMTPRGGYFGVLAGVAVAAAVSFVVALPLLRFTGKGGELEESKDKVKQMKQESKGNQTAEKKTVSGGSVKKIVFACDAGMGSSAMGATVLKKKLASAGLGDIEVVHSPVSSIPQDAQIVVTHKELKERAAHSNPEAQLVLITNFMAAPEYDELVESLKK from the coding sequence ATGAAAGAGAAGGTACAAGTATTTGGCCGCTTTTTAAGCGGTATGGTAATGCCCAATATCGGTGCATTTATTGCATGGGGACTGATTACGGCATTGTTTATTCCCACCGGCTGGTATCCCAATGAGACGCTGGGGGCATTGGTTTCCCCTATGGCCAGCATGCTGCTGCCGCTTTTGATCGCATATACGGGCGGTACGGCAGTTTATGGACAGCGAGGCGGCGTGATCGGCGCAATCTCAGCCATGGGCGTAATTGTTGGTTCCAGTGTTCCTATGTTTATCGGTGCAATGATCGTAGGACCGGTCAGCGCATGGGTGATCAAGCAGTTTGACAAAAAGATAGAGAACAAGATCCCTGCCGGATTTGAGATGCTGGTAAATAACTTTTCCATGGGTATCATCGGCGCCATCCTGACGCTTATCGCCCTGAAGGGAGTTGTACCTATTGTTGAGGTGCTGAACCGGGTAATGGAGGCAGGAGTTGGATTCTTCGTGGACAATAGGCTGCTTCCTCTGGCAAGTATCTTCATTGAACCTGCCAAGGTTCTGTTCTTAAACAATGCTATCAACCATGGAATTCTTTCCCCTATGGGAATCCAGCAGGTAGAAGAAATGGGAAAATCCATTTTCTTTCTTCTGGAAGCAAACCCGGGACCTGGACTGGGCGTTTTACTGGCTTACTGCCTTGCAGGTAAGGGATCTGCCAAGAGTTCTGCACCCGGCGCCATTATCATTCACTTTTTAGGCGGAATTCATGAGATTTACTTCCCATATATCCTGATGAATCCTCTTTTACTTCTGGCGGTTATGGCAGGCGGAGCCAGCGGGATCTTTGTATTCCAGCTCCTTGGTGTGGGATTGACCTCACCGGCATCTCCCGGAAGTATCCTGGCTGTTCTTGCAATGACACCAAGAGGCGGTTACTTTGGCGTGCTGGCAGGTGTTGCTGTAGCGGCTGCAGTTTCCTTTGTTGTTGCTCTTCCTCTGCTGCGGTTTACCGGAAAAGGCGGGGAACTGGAGGAATCTAAGGATAAAGTGAAACAAATGAAGCAGGAGTCCAAGGGAAATCAGACTGCAGAAAAGAAAACAGTATCTGGGGGAAGTGTTAAAAAGATCGTGTTCGCCTGTGATGCAGGTATGGGTTCCAGCGCTATGGGCGCAACCGTATTGAAAAAGAAGCTGGCGTCAGCAGGGCTTGGAGATATTGAGGTGGTTCATTCACCGGTGTCCTCCATTCCCCAGGATGCCCAGATCGTGGTGACTCATAAGGAATTGAAGGAACGTGCGGCTCACAGCAATCCTGAAGCCCAGCTGGTTCTGATCACCAATTTCATGGCAGCTCCGGAATACGATGAGTTAGTGGAATCCTTAAAAAAATAA
- a CDS encoding carbohydrate ABC transporter permease, translating into MKKNKTMIAVFLIPAVLMFVLVFLYPILRTVLMSFFKIEGITDSMAKWQFTGLANYSKLAGTSLFRISMWNLFRIWLIGGLIVMSLGLLFAVIITSGIRFKSFFRAMIYLPNVVSAVALATMWLQYVYSPKFGLLKNVFSAMGLKVLSKVQWLDNDHKFMALLVAYCFGMVGYHMLIFASGIERIGDDYYEAATLDGANKVNQFRYITLPLLKGVFKTNITMWSVTSVGFFVWSQLFSTVTADTQTITPMVYMYMMIFGAGNSMTERNAGLGAAIGVLLSICVVGVFLICNKLIKDDDLEF; encoded by the coding sequence GTGAAGAAGAATAAGACCATGATTGCCGTATTTCTGATACCGGCAGTCCTAATGTTTGTCCTTGTATTCCTTTATCCTATTCTCAGAACAGTTTTAATGAGCTTTTTTAAGATCGAAGGAATCACGGATTCTATGGCCAAGTGGCAGTTCACAGGACTTGCCAATTACAGCAAGCTTGCAGGGACCAGCTTGTTCCGCATATCCATGTGGAATCTGTTCCGCATCTGGCTGATCGGCGGATTGATCGTCATGTCCCTGGGTCTTTTATTTGCGGTCATCATAACCAGCGGGATACGTTTTAAAAGCTTTTTCAGGGCAATGATCTATCTTCCCAACGTAGTCAGCGCGGTTGCCCTTGCCACCATGTGGCTTCAGTATGTATACAGCCCTAAGTTCGGTCTCCTTAAAAATGTATTTTCAGCCATGGGACTTAAAGTTTTGTCCAAGGTCCAGTGGCTTGATAATGATCATAAATTCATGGCCTTGCTTGTTGCGTACTGTTTTGGCATGGTTGGATATCATATGCTGATATTTGCAAGCGGAATCGAACGGATCGGGGATGACTACTATGAGGCGGCTACCCTGGATGGGGCAAATAAGGTAAACCAGTTCCGCTATATTACCCTTCCCCTGTTAAAAGGGGTGTTTAAAACCAACATTACCATGTGGAGCGTCACCTCAGTAGGTTTCTTCGTCTGGTCTCAGCTGTTCTCAACGGTTACGGCGGATACCCAGACCATCACCCCCATGGTTTACATGTACATGATGATCTTTGGAGCCGGCAACAGTATGACGGAACGGAATGCTGGCTTGGGAGCGGCAATCGGTGTTCTGTTAAGTATTTGTGTGGTAGGGGTCTTCCTGATATGCAATAAACTGATAAAAGATGATGATCTGGAATTCTAA
- a CDS encoding helix-turn-helix domain-containing protein, producing MKYKYTELREELTIHRIISIHYFEYMSDFTFAGESHNFWELLCVDKGEVDVVADHERLTLQKGEVIFHQPNEFHRVLANGVIAPNLVVIGFDCQSPHMASFKEQILNVDQEEQELLARIIAEARLCFDGRLDNPYQEVLVRKDHGPFAAEQMIKTYLEQFLIQMYRHSLSVRRAPAVHKDTSSAEDIYETILHYFEKNICTQLTIDQISRDNLISTSQLKKLFYEKGNTGVIEYFNSMKIDAAKQLIRNRQLNFTQIANHLGYTSVHYFSRQFKHLTGMTPSEYATSIKKLSERNMLRDTAL from the coding sequence ATGAAATACAAGTATACAGAATTGAGAGAAGAGCTGACCATACACCGGATTATCAGCATCCACTATTTTGAATATATGAGCGACTTCACCTTTGCCGGGGAATCTCATAACTTTTGGGAATTGCTGTGTGTGGATAAGGGAGAAGTGGACGTGGTAGCCGATCATGAACGGCTTACCCTTCAAAAGGGAGAGGTCATTTTCCATCAGCCCAATGAATTTCACCGGGTCCTGGCCAATGGGGTCATTGCTCCCAACCTTGTGGTCATTGGATTTGACTGCCAGTCGCCCCACATGGCTTCATTTAAAGAACAGATCTTAAACGTAGACCAGGAGGAGCAGGAGCTTCTGGCCAGGATCATTGCGGAAGCGCGCTTATGCTTTGACGGAAGGCTTGACAATCCCTATCAGGAGGTTCTGGTTCGAAAGGATCACGGACCTTTTGCAGCAGAGCAGATGATAAAAACCTATCTGGAACAGTTCCTCATACAAATGTACCGCCACTCCCTGTCCGTCCGGCGGGCTCCCGCCGTTCACAAGGACACCTCTTCCGCAGAGGACATCTATGAAACCATCCTTCACTATTTTGAAAAGAACATCTGCACCCAGCTGACCATTGACCAGATCAGCCGGGATAATCTGATCAGCACCTCACAGCTGAAAAAGCTTTTTTATGAAAAGGGAAACACCGGGGTCATTGAATATTTTAACAGCATGAAAATTGATGCAGCCAAGCAGCTGATAAGAAACAGACAGCTTAATTTTACCCAGATCGCCAATCACCTGGGTTATACCTCGGTCCACTATTTTTCCAGGCAGTTCAAGCATTTGACCGGGATGACCCCTTCTGAGTATGCTACTTCTATAAAAAAACTATCGGAGAGAAACATGCTGCGGGATACAGCTCTTTAG
- the metK gene encoding methionine adenosyltransferase, with amino-acid sequence MEKLLFTSESVTEGHPDKMCDQISDAILDEMLKQDPMSRVACETCCTTGLVMVMGEITTHAYVDIQKVVRETVREIGYDRAKYGFDCDTCGVMVALDEQSADIALGVDRALEAKEHKMSDEEIDAIGAGDQGMMFGFASNETEEYMPYPIALAHKLALKLTKVRKDGTLTYLRPDGKTQVTVEYDENGKPLRLDAVVLSTQHDENVSQEQIHTDIKKYVFDEVLPAELVDENTSFYINPTGRFVIGGPHGDSGLTGRKIIVDTYGGYARHGGGAFSGKDCTKVDRSAAYAARYVAKNIVAAGLAGKCEIQLSYAIGVAHPTSIMVDTFGTGKLSNEKLVDIIRQNFDLRPAGIIKMLDLRRPIYRQTAAYGHFGRNDLDLPWEKLDKVSLLKEYL; translated from the coding sequence ATGGAAAAATTATTATTCACTTCCGAGTCCGTTACAGAAGGACATCCGGACAAAATGTGCGACCAGATATCTGATGCGATTCTGGATGAGATGTTAAAGCAGGATCCCATGAGCCGTGTGGCCTGTGAAACCTGCTGTACCACCGGGCTTGTCATGGTCATGGGAGAAATAACCACCCATGCCTATGTGGACATTCAGAAGGTGGTGCGGGAGACTGTAAGGGAAATCGGCTATGACCGTGCAAAATACGGATTTGACTGCGATACCTGCGGCGTTATGGTAGCCTTAGATGAGCAGTCTGCAGACATTGCCTTAGGCGTTGACCGGGCTTTGGAAGCAAAGGAACACAAGATGTCTGACGAAGAGATCGATGCCATTGGAGCAGGAGACCAGGGAATGATGTTTGGCTTTGCCAGCAATGAAACGGAAGAATACATGCCTTATCCCATCGCTCTTGCCCATAAGCTGGCTCTTAAGCTCACAAAGGTCCGCAAGGATGGAACTCTGACCTATCTCCGTCCTGACGGAAAGACTCAGGTAACGGTGGAATACGATGAGAACGGCAAGCCTCTCCGCTTAGATGCGGTGGTTTTGTCCACTCAGCACGATGAGAACGTGAGTCAGGAACAGATCCATACTGACATTAAAAAATATGTATTTGATGAAGTTCTGCCGGCAGAGCTGGTAGATGAAAATACCAGTTTTTATATCAATCCCACAGGCCGCTTTGTTATCGGCGGACCTCACGGCGACAGCGGCTTAACAGGCCGCAAGATCATTGTAGACACCTACGGCGGTTATGCCCGTCACGGCGGCGGTGCATTTTCCGGCAAGGACTGCACTAAGGTGGACCGTTCCGCTGCTTATGCGGCCCGTTATGTTGCAAAGAATATAGTGGCAGCAGGCTTAGCCGGCAAGTGTGAGATCCAGCTTTCCTATGCCATCGGTGTGGCTCACCCCACTTCCATTATGGTGGATACCTTTGGAACCGGAAAACTGAGCAATGAAAAGCTTGTGGATATCATCCGTCAGAATTTTGACTTACGTCCGGCGGGAATCATTAAGATGCTGGATTTACGCCGTCCGATCTACAGGCAGACGGCGGCTTACGGCCATTTTGGCAGAAACGACTTAGACTTACCCTGGGAAAAGCTTGATAAGGTTTCCCTTTTAAAAGAATATTTATAA
- a CDS encoding alanine/glycine:cation symporter family protein, which produces MQAVVEFFNKLDSAIWGIPMIVLLFGTHLFMTVRTGFIQRKTLTAIKLSVTKDPDSPGEVSQFQALTTALASTIGTGNIVGVGTAVFLGGPGAVLWCWLTGVFGIATKYAESLIAVKYRVQTRDGRMQGGAMYVLERALGLKWLGILFALFALFASFGIGSGTQINAIAEIIENNVPLPIPRIVIGLVFGAITAVVIIGGIKSIATVCEKLVPFMAIFYVAGCLIILFINADFIIPALKAIITLAFQPGAVAGGLVGRGIMLAMQYGIARGLFSNESGMGSAPLVASAAQTRNPVRQALVSSTGTFWDTVVVCLMTGLVLVSTIMKNPNINMDMIQNGGQMTTAAFSQIPVLGPVILVIGIITFAYSTILGWSYYGERCCEYLFGARGMLPYKVIFVAIVVVGPVLSLDLVWTISDILNALMAIPNLVAVLLLSGVVAKDTRYYLNHLDERDETPIPVVDK; this is translated from the coding sequence ATGCAAGCAGTTGTTGAATTTTTTAACAAGCTGGACTCGGCAATCTGGGGGATACCCATGATTGTGCTGCTGTTTGGCACCCATTTGTTTATGACCGTGCGCACGGGCTTTATCCAGCGCAAAACCTTAACAGCCATTAAGCTGTCCGTAACAAAAGATCCTGATTCACCTGGAGAGGTCAGCCAGTTTCAGGCGCTGACCACTGCCCTCGCTTCCACCATAGGCACGGGCAATATTGTGGGTGTTGGTACGGCAGTATTCTTAGGCGGTCCGGGCGCTGTTCTCTGGTGCTGGCTGACCGGTGTATTCGGCATTGCCACCAAATATGCAGAATCCCTGATTGCGGTCAAATACCGTGTTCAGACCAGGGACGGCCGCATGCAGGGCGGAGCCATGTATGTGCTGGAACGGGCATTGGGTCTTAAATGGCTGGGCATACTCTTTGCACTGTTTGCTCTGTTTGCATCCTTTGGCATTGGAAGCGGCACACAGATCAACGCCATTGCCGAGATCATTGAAAACAACGTGCCCCTGCCTATCCCGCGCATTGTAATCGGCCTTGTCTTCGGCGCGATTACCGCTGTAGTCATTATCGGCGGCATCAAGTCCATTGCAACTGTGTGCGAAAAGCTTGTGCCGTTTATGGCCATTTTCTATGTGGCCGGCTGCCTGATCATTCTGTTTATCAACGCTGACTTCATCATACCTGCACTGAAGGCGATCATCACCCTGGCTTTCCAGCCCGGCGCGGTTGCCGGCGGTCTGGTCGGACGCGGCATTATGCTTGCCATGCAGTATGGTATTGCCCGCGGCCTGTTTTCCAATGAATCCGGTATGGGTTCTGCACCGCTGGTGGCTTCGGCCGCACAGACTCGAAATCCGGTGCGTCAGGCACTGGTTTCCTCAACCGGCACCTTCTGGGATACGGTTGTCGTCTGCCTTATGACCGGTCTGGTACTGGTTTCAACCATAATGAAAAATCCCAACATCAACATGGATATGATCCAAAACGGCGGACAGATGACCACTGCCGCTTTCAGCCAGATTCCTGTCCTGGGGCCGGTGATCCTGGTAATCGGCATCATCACCTTTGCTTATTCCACCATTCTCGGCTGGTCTTATTACGGGGAGCGCTGCTGTGAGTATTTATTCGGCGCCAGGGGCATGCTGCCTTATAAGGTCATCTTTGTGGCTATTGTAGTTGTAGGCCCTGTGCTGTCTCTGGATCTGGTTTGGACTATCTCCGACATCTTAAACGCTTTGATGGCCATCCCCAACCTGGTAGCTGTACTCCTTCTGTCAGGTGTCGTGGCAAAAGATACCAGATATTATTTAAACCACTTAGACGAAAGGGACGAAACACCGATTCCTGTGGTGGACAAATAA
- a CDS encoding ABC transporter substrate-binding protein — protein MRRRFMSIMLSAVMAAGVLAGCAGGASTAATTAAGASTEGETAGGGDGLVYWTMWEATEPQGQAIQMAIDKFTADTGVKVDVQFKGRTGIREGLQPALDAGTNIDLFDEDIDRVNTTWGQYLMDLEELVKASGYEDNANAGLMSACREVGNGTLKSIPYQPNVFAFFYNQSIFDEAGIKDVPKTWEELDGACQKIKDAGYTPITCDDAYITAMFGYHMSRLLGEPGTEAIVKEGKWDDPAVLKTAQAYEDFAKKGYFSETIASNVWPAGQNQELALGTAAMYLNGSWLPNEVKDMAGEDFKWGCFSYPAVEGGKDGTNASNYGAQVLAINKNSQNGENAFKLIQYITQGEFDKKMSEMSMGIPADTRNAEWPAQLASVKPVMESLTVRYPWAAGAEANADLTPIIKENFMKLCGGSVTAAEFVDALIAAGK, from the coding sequence ATGAGAAGACGTTTTATGAGTATTATGCTGAGTGCTGTCATGGCTGCCGGTGTGCTGGCAGGATGTGCAGGAGGGGCTTCCACAGCTGCCACAACGGCCGCCGGGGCTTCTACGGAAGGGGAAACAGCTGGCGGCGGTGACGGGCTTGTTTACTGGACCATGTGGGAGGCAACGGAGCCTCAGGGCCAGGCGATCCAGATGGCAATTGACAAATTTACAGCAGATACAGGAGTCAAGGTAGACGTTCAGTTTAAGGGGCGTACGGGAATCAGGGAAGGCTTGCAGCCTGCCTTGGATGCAGGAACCAACATCGATTTGTTTGACGAGGATATTGACCGTGTAAATACCACATGGGGACAGTATTTAATGGATCTGGAGGAACTGGTAAAGGCTTCCGGCTATGAAGACAATGCCAATGCAGGCTTAATGTCAGCCTGCAGGGAAGTAGGAAACGGTACATTAAAGTCCATTCCTTACCAGCCCAATGTATTCGCATTCTTCTATAACCAGTCCATTTTTGATGAGGCAGGAATTAAGGATGTGCCAAAGACCTGGGAAGAGCTTGACGGGGCATGCCAGAAGATCAAGGATGCAGGTTATACCCCAATTACCTGTGATGATGCTTACATTACAGCTATGTTTGGCTATCATATGTCCAGACTTTTAGGTGAACCGGGAACAGAAGCCATTGTGAAGGAAGGCAAATGGGATGACCCGGCGGTCCTTAAGACGGCTCAGGCCTATGAGGATTTCGCAAAGAAAGGGTATTTTTCAGAGACCATCGCTTCTAACGTATGGCCTGCAGGACAGAACCAGGAGCTTGCCCTGGGAACAGCCGCCATGTATTTAAACGGTTCCTGGCTTCCAAACGAAGTAAAGGATATGGCAGGAGAAGACTTTAAATGGGGCTGCTTCAGTTACCCTGCAGTAGAAGGCGGAAAGGATGGAACCAATGCCTCCAACTACGGCGCTCAGGTTCTGGCCATCAATAAGAATTCCCAAAATGGAGAAAATGCGTTTAAGCTGATCCAGTACATTACCCAGGGTGAATTTGACAAGAAAATGTCCGAAATGTCAATGGGAATTCCTGCAGATACCAGAAATGCAGAATGGCCGGCACAGCTTGCCAGCGTAAAGCCTGTAATGGAAAGCCTGACAGTGCGGTATCCATGGGCAGCGGGAGCAGAAGCCAATGCAGACTTAACACCTATTATCAAAGAGAACTTTATGAAGCTTTGCGGAGGCTCCGTTACGGCAGCAGAGTTCGTGGACGCTCTTATAGCAGCAGGCAAATAA
- a CDS encoding PTS mannitol transporter subunit IICB translates to MKLAGRVLKYYSRVIAECIPLFVTAGLLPVFSAGIFQNEHLYEMSNILSFLVIPVFMGYKAGTVCGGDVGGLAGTLAASAVVMTEPASAMILSALAGSIAGFLCRKGLDRIKDRIPAGFEMLFTNLYLAMLGLLAGALAYFMLIPVAEWLITLLGNGLSFMIEKGIIPFISFVVEPLKIIFFNNWINHGFFLPLGLEQMKTKGSSILFLLETNPGPGFGILLAHALVYRDMRKKMVSSLIIQSLGGIHEVYFPYVLSNIRLLPAAIAGSIVGNYCFMITGSGLLGPASPGSIITIMIMADKKHWLGILLGILVSAAVTCLLACLIMSGKKGKAVSHEETIQRNEEVQMKTKRMEHARIYFVCDVGMGSSAMAGALFKKRLKLEGLTGVEVFHVSADRIPADADVIVCQKDFARFLSGIDKPCFTVDNLTDMSGYKELLNWLMGGGEDGR, encoded by the coding sequence ATGAAATTAGCAGGGAGAGTACTGAAGTATTACAGCAGAGTGATCGCTGAGTGCATACCTTTGTTTGTGACAGCAGGGCTGCTGCCAGTCTTTTCAGCAGGCATATTCCAGAATGAGCACCTGTATGAAATGTCCAATATTTTGTCCTTTCTGGTGATTCCGGTGTTTATGGGATACAAAGCAGGCACAGTGTGCGGCGGGGATGTCGGCGGTTTGGCCGGCACCCTTGCCGCCTCTGCTGTTGTTATGACAGAGCCTGCTTCTGCCATGATCTTGTCTGCCCTGGCAGGCAGCATCGCAGGTTTTCTCTGCCGGAAGGGGCTGGACCGGATCAAGGACCGGATTCCCGCTGGGTTTGAGATGCTTTTTACTAACTTATACTTAGCGATGCTGGGGCTGCTGGCAGGGGCATTGGCCTATTTCATGCTGATACCGGTAGCGGAATGGCTGATCACTTTATTGGGAAATGGCTTATCATTTATGATAGAAAAGGGAATCATCCCTTTTATCAGCTTTGTGGTAGAGCCTTTAAAAATTATCTTTTTTAATAACTGGATCAATCACGGCTTTTTCCTTCCGTTGGGGCTGGAACAGATGAAAACAAAAGGCAGTTCCATTTTGTTTCTCCTGGAGACCAATCCCGGGCCGGGATTTGGGATCCTTCTTGCCCATGCCCTGGTTTACCGGGACATGAGAAAGAAAATGGTTTCCAGCCTCATTATACAGTCTCTTGGCGGTATTCATGAGGTTTATTTTCCGTATGTGCTGTCAAATATCAGGCTTCTGCCTGCTGCCATAGCAGGCAGCATTGTGGGAAATTACTGTTTTATGATAACCGGCAGCGGACTGTTGGGTCCGGCTTCCCCAGGGAGTATTATCACCATTATGATCATGGCGGATAAAAAGCATTGGCTGGGGATTCTTTTGGGAATTTTGGTTTCCGCCGCAGTGACCTGCCTGCTGGCCTGTCTGATCATGTCGGGAAAGAAGGGGAAAGCAGTCTCCCATGAGGAAACTATACAGAGGAACGAAGAGGTGCAGATGAAGACGAAGAGAATGGAACATGCCAGAATATATTTTGTCTGTGATGTGGGCATGGGCTCCAGTGCCATGGCCGGTGCTCTGTTTAAGAAAAGGCTTAAGCTGGAAGGCCTGACAGGTGTGGAGGTATTCCATGTGTCGGCTGACCGCATTCCGGCTGATGCAGATGTCATTGTCTGTCAGAAGGATTTTGCCCGTTTTTTATCAGGAATTGATAAACCGTGCTTTACTGTGGATAATTTAACGGATATGTCCGGTTATAAAGAGCTTCTGAACTGGTTAATGGGAGGTGGAGAAGATGGCAGGTAA